Genomic window (Romeriopsis navalis LEGE 11480):
AGTCAGAACTGCCGTCTAGTCTCTCCTTGGCTCCAGTATTAGATATTGCCGCGACGATCAGCCAACAACGGCAGCCTCACCAGCGATTGATTGGCTTTGCTGCGCAGACCGGGGATATTGTTGCTCCGGCGCAGGCAAAACTGCAGCGCAAGGGGTTAGATGCGATCGTTGCGAATCCGGTGGATCAAGTGGCAAGTGGATTTGGTAGTGATACCAACCAGGCTGTGATATTGGCGAAAAATGGCCAACAGCAGGCGATTTTACCCTGTAGTAAACTGGCAATGGCCCATCAGATTTGGGATTTTGTCCGGGATTTTGTTCTACCTGAAGAAATCTGAATTTGGCAGCCATTTTTTGGGAAACATGCCATCATGCAAAAGAAGACCCTACGGAAGATTTAGCCCATGACCGTCGCTGCTGAAGAGCTCACAGTTGAACCCGTACTCGCTGAAGATTTGATGTCCTCGATCAATATTGTGGATGAGATTGAATCGGTGATTTCCACCCTGGACTATGACAAGACCGCAATGGTTAGTCATGGAGAGCATGGGAACCTCTGGAAATTTAACTATGGTTCGGTGGAAGTGTTGGTGAAAATCACCGGCGAAACGGATGACGATACATTTACGGTCTGGTCAACCTTATTCAGTTTTGGCGAAGCGTCGTTGGATGAGCCAAGTACAAATCATGCCAAGCTGATGCATAAAGTCTTGGGCATGAATTGGATCGGTACGTTGGACGCGAAGTTTGCAATTTCCGGTAATGAGCTTGTGGTGACGGTGAGTCGTCCGATCGCCGATTTATCTCCCAGTGAAATTTCTCGGGGGATTACGCTGGTGGCAACGATCGCCGATGATAATGATGAAGCCTTTCAAGAGCAGCACGGCAGCTAATTCATCATGATTAAGGGACCGGGTTACGGACTGACATTTCTCTACTACTTTGCGCTGACTTCGGCGTTGAGTATTGTGTTGGCCCATCAGGAGG
Coding sequences:
- a CDS encoding YbjN domain-containing protein; its protein translation is MTVAAEELTVEPVLAEDLMSSINIVDEIESVISTLDYDKTAMVSHGEHGNLWKFNYGSVEVLVKITGETDDDTFTVWSTLFSFGEASLDEPSTNHAKLMHKVLGMNWIGTLDAKFAISGNELVVTVSRPIADLSPSEISRGITLVATIADDNDEAFQEQHGS